Sequence from the Deltaproteobacteria bacterium genome:
AGCACTACACCGGGATCATGGACGCCCTCCGGGGGCGCCTGGTGCCGATCGCGGCCTTGGCCTGCTCAAGTGACGATAGGAAGAAGTCCAGGTAGCCCTCGTGCAGGCTAGTGCCGCTCGTCTCCAGCATGACGAGTTGCCGCACCCTCTCGTGGGTCTGCCACGTTGTCCATGGCGGAACGACCCACTCCTCAGACAACCCGTTCAAGACCGGCTTCTCGACATCGCCACCGCGAACACCGAAGTATGCCGACGGGAGTTGGAGGTCCCTAGCGGTCCACTGCTCGTCGTCGCGTTTGAAGTCGAATCCGAAATCATAGTACAGGTTGTTGTCCGTTACGTACGCGGACCGGTAACAGACGCCGTGATTGTCATACACCCACCTGCTACCGCTAACGCAGTCCTTTCGGCACTCTTCCCACACCGTATCCAAGATCTGCAGCAGCCGGCTCTCTACCCCTCCCTTGTATGCCACCGCGCTCGCCAAGTCGTGCGCACCCAAGTCCATCTCCATGTCCCATTCCTCCATTAACTCCAGGAGTTCCCCGATTAGAACGCTAGCGCGCGCCTCTCGGTGGCCCCAAGCCCGGATCTGAACCTTGAGCCAGTTATACACCTCAAACCAATTTCGGTTCAGGAACGAGACTGTGCTGGTCGATGGCTGGAAATCGCTCCGCTCGTGCATTGACACATACACCAACGTTCTGCTCTCCGCCTCCTGTCGGGCTAGGTAACGCTCATACCGGCGGAGTTGGTCCTGCCCCTCCTTTGAGTCTAACTTGTTCTCAAGTACGATCATATGACTCCGGTCGCCGTCGTCCTGCGCCTTGAGCCACATGTCTAGCCGGTTGCCACCGCTGACGACTTTCTGTGTGGCCACGTCCGCGCCCTTAAACTTACGGCCGGTCAGCCATTCCGCGAAAGCCGCCACCATTTGAGGGTGTGCCTCCAACACCCCTGCAAGGGCTTCCGTGAAGAAGTCTTCCTGCGGTGATCTCCCTTCGGTCCCTTGGTACTTGAACAATCTTTCCAGGAAACTGGTCATGCGCAACCCGCTTGCAAGGCCTTCACCAACCTGCGCCCCTGTTATCGTAATCTTTAGTTTGAGTCAGGCCACGAGGTGCGCCAGGGGCCGCGTTGACGAATCACCTCGGTCTTGAAAAAGCCGATGATGGACTCGGCAAGGGCTTTGTCGTAGGAGTCCCCGACGCGGCCCACCGTCGGCTCAATCCCGGCCTTAGCCAGGCGCTCGGCGTAGCGGATCGACAGGTACTGGCGACACGGCCGCTGTGGTGCACCAGAGCGCCCTCATGGCCCTACGTGGGCAACCTCTCTACCCTGGTCTTGAGGCTGTCGATCTGGTTCACCACGTGTGCGATGGCGTCAATTTCGTTGCGCTCTATCCCTTCCCAGAGCTTTAGATGCCGGTCCAACATCGCCCACTTGAGAGCGTGAAATCCGTTCCATGCCAGCGCCATCCAGGCGGTATGGTTCAAAGCCATGGTGTTCTGCGTCACGTACATTCGACCGGCGTTCACGCCGGACATGCATCCGTACCCGATGGCGAGCATCATCCTGAATCTCGGGTTCATGCGCGTCGGGAGCGTTTCAACGAGCGCTTGGCCGAGCGACTCATTCGCCAGCTTCACCTGTTTGGCGGCATAGAACACGCGCATCACGACTTCCATGATCAGCGCCGGGATGCTCGTAACGACGAAT
This genomic interval carries:
- a CDS encoding PD-(D/E)XK nuclease family protein, whose protein sequence is MTSFLERLFKYQGTEGRSPQEDFFTEALAGVLEAHPQMVAAFAEWLTGRKFKGADVATQKVVSGGNRLDMWLKAQDDGDRSHMIVLENKLDSKEGQDQLRRYERYLARQEAESRTLVYVSMHERSDFQPSTSTVSFLNRNWFEVYNWLKVQIRAWGHREARASVLIGELLELMEEWDMEMDLGAHDLASAVAYKGGVESRLLQILDTVWEECRKDCVSGSRWVYDNHGVCYRSAYVTDNNLYYDFGFDFKRDDEQWTARDLQLPSAYFGVRGGDVEKPVLNGLSEEWVVPPWTTWQTHERVRQLVMLETSGTSLHEGYLDFFLSSLEQAKAAIGTRRPRRASMIPV